Proteins encoded together in one Triticum dicoccoides isolate Atlit2015 ecotype Zavitan chromosome 7B, WEW_v2.0, whole genome shotgun sequence window:
- the LOC119340739 gene encoding manganese-dependent ADP-ribose/CDP-alcohol diphosphatase-like, with translation MLGHPGGVGVVRASVAREPLFTFGVIADVQYADIPDGRSFLGVPRYYRHSITVLQRAVRSWNSHKAGVKFCVNFGDIVDGFCPKDRSLSAVQAVVAEFDRFHGGPAYHMLGNHCLYNLPRSELVSVLRMPGRAYYDFSPWPGYRFVVLDAYDFSAVGWPRDHPVAAAVRRFLEERNPNSDKNSPTGLAGEDRRFVMFNGGVGEEQLRWLDGVLRDASRRGETVVVCSHLPLHPGAASPAGLMWNYEEALAVVHRHGCVAACLAGHDHKGGYAVDACGVHHRTLEAALECPPGTDAFGHVDVFPGRLSLAGSGRMASTDTPLALPRLS, from the coding sequence ATGCTAGGTCACCCGGGCGGGGTCGGGGTGGTCCGGGCTTCGGTGGCCAGGGAGCCCCTCTTCACCTTCGGCGTCATCGCCGACGTCCAGTACGCCGACATACCGGACGGCCGCTCCTTCCTCGGCGTGCCTCGGTACTATCGCCACAGCATCACCGTGCTCCAGAGGGCGGTCCGCAGCTGGAACAGCCACAAGGCCGGCGTCAAGTTCTGCGTCAACTTTGGCGACATCGTCGACGGGTTCTGCCCCAAGGACCGGTCGCTCTCCGCCGTGCAGGCCGTGGTGGCAGAGTTCGACCGGTTCCACGGCGGCCCGGCGTACCACATGCTCGGCAACCACTGCCTGTACAACCTCCCAAGGAGCGAGCTGGTGTCCGTGCTGCGGATGCCTGGGCGCGCCTACTACGACTTCTCGCCGTGGCCGGGGTACAGGTTCGTGGTCCTGGACGCGTACGACTTCAGTGCCGTCGGCTGGCCGCGCGACCACCCTGTGGCGGCGGCGGTCAGGAGGTTCCTGGAGGAGAGGAACCCGAACTCGGATAAAAACAGCCCGACCGGGCTGGCGGGGGAGGACCGGCGGTTCGTGATGTTCAACGGCGGCGTGGGCGAGGAGCAGCTGCGGTGGCTGGACGGCGTCCTGCGGGACGCGTCGCGGCGCGGGGAGACCGTGGTGGTGTGCAGCCACCTGCCGCTCCACCCCGGCGCGGCGTCCCCCGCGGGGCTTATGTGGAACTACGAGGAGGCGCTGGCAGTGGTGCACCGGCACGGATGCGTCGCGGCGTGCCTCGCGGGGCACGACCACAAGGGCGGGTACGCCGTGGACGCGTGCGGCGTGCACCACCGCACCCTGGAGGCCGCGCTCGAGTGCCCGCCAGGCACCGACGCGTTTGGCCACGTCGATGTGTTCCCCGGCAGGCTGTCGCTCGCCGGATCCGGCAGGATGGCGAGCACCGACACGCCGCTCGCCCTCCCTCGGCTGAGCTAG